The following coding sequences lie in one Lolium perenne isolate Kyuss_39 chromosome 2, Kyuss_2.0, whole genome shotgun sequence genomic window:
- the LOC127329863 gene encoding berberine bridge enzyme-like Cyn d 4: protein MAMASLRTMALAMLMISSLFFHSSYASSDDFLRCLSASIPNKLLFAQSSPRFPSVLASSVRNPRFLMPWTARPLCIVTPTNASHAQAAVVCGRRHGVRLRVRSGGHDYEGLSYRSVQPGAAFAVVDLARLRSVRVTRGPHATAWVDSGATLGELYHAVGKASGRLAFPAGLCPTVGVGGHLSGGGFGMLLRKHGLAADHVVDAVLVDAKGRLLDRSSMGRDVFWAIRGGGGSFGIVLSWRVKLVPVPPTVTVFTVAKSVEEGAVDILAKWQEVAPALPDDLFVRVLVQGQVATFQSLYLGTCDALLPVMRHRFPALGVNRKHCKEMNWLQSVAYVYLGAGATVEGILNRTSSMDAVFSKATSDYVRRGISRDTWAEIFTRWLARPDAGLMILDPYGGKIADMPESATPFPHRGGVLYNIQYMNFWEGANEEAARAGWVRDVYRFMEPHVSKNPRQAYANYKDLWLGENVVGAGAIRSFEAGRVWGEKYYKGNFRRLAMAKREIDPDDYFSNEQSIPPLAVQLILTNMAQVDRSY, encoded by the coding sequence ATGGCTATGGCCTCGTTGCGAACAATGGCGCTAGCAATGCTCATGATCTCTAGCTTATTCTTCCATTCTTCCTATGCTTCCTCAGATGACTTCCTCCGGTGCCTCTCGGCGTCCATACCGAACAAGCTTCTCTTCGCCCAGAGCTCCCCGCGGTTCCCGTCGGTCCTCGCGTCCTCCGTCCGGAACCCCAGGTTCCTGATGCCCTGGACTGCACGGCCGCTCTGCATCGTGACCCCGACGAACGCGTCGCACGCCCAGGCCGCCGTCGTCTGCGGCCGCCGCCACGGCGTGCGCCTCCGCGTGCGCAGCGGCGGGCACGACTACGAGGGCCTCTCTTACAGGTCGGTGCAACCCGGCGCGGCGTTCGCCGTGGTCGACCTCGCCCGCCTTCGCTCCGTGCGCGTCACCCGTGGACCTCACGCCACCGCGTGGGTGGACTCCGGCGCGACGCTCGGGGAGCTCTACCACGCCGTCGGGAAGGCGAGCGGCCGTCTCGCGTTTCCCGCGGGCctgtgccccacggtgggcgtcgGCGGGCACCTCAGCGGCGGCGGCTTCGGCATGCTCCTTCGCAAGCACGGCCTCGCCGCCGACCACGTCGTGGATGCCGTGCTCGTAGATGCCAAGGGGCGACTCCTGGACAGGAGCTCCATGGGGCGCGACGTCTTCTGGGCCATCCGCGGCGGTGGCGGGAGCTTTGGCATCGTGCTGTCGTGGCGGGTCAAGCTCGTGCCCGTGCCGCCGACGGTCACGGTGTTCACCGTCGCCAAGTCCGTCGAGGAGGGCGCCGTAGACATCCTTGCCAAGTGGCAAGAGGTCGCCCCGGCTCTCCCTGACGACCTGTTCGTGAGGGTGCTCGTCCAGGGACAGGTGGCCACCTTCCAGTCCCTGTACCTAGGCACCTGCGATGCGCTCCTGCCAGTGATGCGCCACCGCTTCCCGGCGCTCGGCGTGAACCGAAAGCACTGCAAGGAGATGAACTGGCTCCAGTCTGTAGCCTACGTCTACCTCGGCGCCGGCGCCACCGTGGAGGGCATCCTGAACCGGACATCCTCCATGGACGCCGTCTTCAGCAAGGCCACGTCCGACTACGTTCGGCGTGGCATCTCCAGGGACACATGGGCGGAGATCTTCACCAGATGGCTTGCGAGGCCAGACGCCGGGTTGATGATCCTGGACCCCTACGGTGGCAAAATCGCCGACATGCCGGAGTCCGCCACGCCATTCCCGCACCGTGGAGGCGTGTTGTACAACATCCAGTATATGAATTTCTGGGAGGGCGCCAACGAGGAGGCGGCGCGGGCGGGGTGGGTCAGGGATGTGTACAGGTTCATGGAGCCGCACGTGAGCAAGAACCCGAGGCAGGCCTACGCGAATTACAAAGACCTTTGGCTCGGTGAGAATGTTGTCGGCGCCGGCGCCATCAGGAGCTTTGAGGCCGGCAGGGTTTGGGGCGAGAAGTACTACAAGGGTAATTTCAGGAGGCTCGCCATGGCCAAACGTGAGATAGACCCTGACGACTACTTCAGCAATGAGCAGAGCATTCCGCCGCTTGCTGTCCAGCTCATCTTGACGAATATGGCGCAGGTGGATCGATCCTACTGA